In a single window of the Rhizobium etli CFN 42 genome:
- a CDS encoding SDR family oxidoreductase: protein MTKPLEGKIAAVTGAASGIGLATTRALIDAGAKVVMVDYNRQALETYAAEFGDAVVMQVTDLLDAASCAAMVPEILAKVDHVDILHCNAGSYIGGDLIDTDTAAIDRMLNLNVNAVMKNVRDIAPHMIERGTGDILVTCSVAGHAPIQWEPVYSSSKWAITSFVQIMRRQLKNHGIRVSQVSPGPVVSALLADWPAENLEKAKANGSLIEPSEVSDAIIFMLTRPRNVTIRDMIVLPTNFDV from the coding sequence ATGACTAAACCACTCGAAGGAAAGATCGCTGCGGTCACCGGCGCAGCTTCCGGTATCGGCCTGGCGACGACCCGTGCCCTGATCGATGCCGGCGCCAAGGTCGTGATGGTCGACTACAACAGACAGGCGCTGGAAACCTATGCTGCCGAGTTCGGCGACGCCGTCGTCATGCAGGTCACCGATCTTCTGGACGCCGCAAGTTGTGCGGCCATGGTGCCGGAAATCCTGGCAAAAGTCGATCATGTCGACATCCTGCACTGCAATGCAGGGTCCTACATCGGCGGGGATCTTATCGATACCGATACCGCGGCAATCGATCGGATGCTGAACCTCAACGTGAACGCCGTCATGAAGAACGTCCGCGACATCGCTCCGCATATGATCGAGCGCGGGACCGGGGACATTTTGGTCACTTGCTCGGTCGCAGGCCATGCGCCGATCCAGTGGGAGCCGGTCTATTCCAGCTCCAAATGGGCGATTACCAGTTTCGTCCAGATCATGCGCCGGCAGTTGAAAAACCACGGCATCAGGGTCAGCCAGGTGTCGCCCGGCCCGGTTGTTTCCGCTCTGCTTGCCGATTGGCCCGCGGAAAACCTTGAGAAGGCAAAAGCCAATGGGAGTTTGATCGAGCCCTCAGAGGTCTCCGATGCCATCATCTTCATGCTGACCCGCCCGCGCAACGTCACGATCCGGGACATGATTGTCCTGCCGACAAATTTCGACGTGTAG